A window from Clupea harengus chromosome 14, Ch_v2.0.2, whole genome shotgun sequence encodes these proteins:
- the LOC105895720 gene encoding otoferlin-like, whose product MESPPRDSEEYSSAEKVALGALKLSTGRIFTILQRASSLSAPWTAAKNTALSTSRGKLLRGETKVLAAMKKGKSKAPKDKGQSHDEPAVLETEDLDRRFAGGRDPDTISLASVTAVTTNVSNKRSKPDIKMEPGAGRPMDFQVSVTVIEARQLVGLNMDPVVCVEIGDDKKYTSMKESTNCPYYNEYFVFDFHVPPDLMFDKILKVSVIHSKNLLRSGTLVGTFKMDVGTVYSQPEHNFYHKWAILLDPEDITAGCKGYVKCDVAVVAKGDNIKTPHKSTETDEDDIEGNLLLPEGVPMERQWARYYVKIYRAEGLPKMNASLMANVKKAIIGENKDLLDPYVQVLFAGQKGKTTVQKSNYEPIWNEQVVFTEMFPPLCKRMKVQIRDSDKVNDVAIGTHFIDLRNIANDGDKGFLPTLGPAWVNMYGSTRNFSLMDEYQDLNEGLGEGVSFRARLLISLAVEILDTGSPDIVTSTEVQVEGVPKIAENATGKVEEFLLFGSFLEATMLDRKIGDKPINFEVTIGYYGNELDGVIKPKSRNKKKRGGDSDEEETDLIQGSSDEEMEDNGDLVSVATTPPMKPLITDRNYFHLPYFERKPCIYIRSWWQDQRRRLYNSNIIDNIADKLEEGLNDVQEVIKTEKAYPERRLRGVLEELSIGCSMFLNLANKDQNQAGKTKLDRERLKFCMRELETMGQQAKTIRSQVKKNTVKDKIKLVQNFLQKLRFLAVEPQHSVPDIYIWMLSNNKRIAYAQVPSKDILYSPVEEEKGKDCAKVKTIFLKLPGKKSFGPAGWTVQAKTEMYLWLGLSRQRRDFLSGLPNGFEEAKVSTGPGMQAAPPISLIYTMKQVFQLRVHMYQARSLFAADSSGLSDPFARVFFSTHSQVTEVLNETLCPTWDQLLVFDNVELYGEACELRDDPPIIVIEIYDQDAVGKAEFMGRTFAKPITKMSDEYYGPPRFPPQLEYYQIYRGNCTAGEMLAAFELLQIGPGGKTELPPIDGPTELDRGPILPVPMGIRPVLSKYRIEVLFWGLRDLKRVNLAQVDRPRVDIECAGKGVQSALIQNYKKNPNFGTLVKWFEVDLPENELLHPPLNIRVVDCRAFGRYTLVGSNAVSTLRRFIYRPTDKHANNYSHNEEIICNAEPEPPVKKMETVVKLDSASDAVIKVDMPDDDKTGKGKKKKGKGGEVEEEEVDESMLDWWSKYFASIETLKEVLKAQEAALAEAERDEDADQPTEGGGNNTTMITVYNRELDHEFDGFEDWLHSFNLYRGKGGDDDDQNMPDEDRLVGKFKGSMCIYKVPMSDEMSRETGADSNMGMFQNIPQNNPLNILIRVYVVRATDLHPADINGKADPYVAIKLGKSEIKDKENYISKQLNPVFGKSFDIEATFPMDSTLTVSIYDWDLVGTDDLIGETKIDLENRYYSKHRATCGLASTYSLYGYNVWRDPMKPTQILSKLCKDGKLDGPHFGPGGRVKVANRVYFGPTEIEDENGLKKQSDEHLALTVLKHWEDMPRAGCKLVPEHVETRPLLNPDKPGIEQGRIEMWVDMFPKEMAAPGPALDISPRKPKKFELRVIIWNTDEVVLEDDDIFTGEKSSDIFVRGWLKGQQEDKQDTDVHYHSLTGEGNFNWRYVYPFDYLMAEEKIVISKKESMFAWDETEYKIPPRLNIQVWDADHFSADDFLGAIELDLNRFVRGAKTAKQCTLDMVENEQDMPMVSIFKQKRIKGWWPFLARDENDEIEITGKVEAELHLVSGEEAEKSPVGEGRNEPEPMEKPNRPDIAMLWFLMPLKAIRHLVCNQYKWLVIKIVIALLLLAMLGLFLYSMPGYMVKKMLGV is encoded by the exons ATGGAAAGCCCTCCAAGAGACAGTGAAGAATATTCTTCTGCTGAAAAAGTGGCACTGGGAGCCTTAAAACTCAGCACCGGCAGAATATTCACCATCCTACAACGAGCCAGCAGCCTGTCAGCACCCTGGACAGCCGCCAAAAATACAGCCCTCAGCACCAGCCGTGGAAAGCTCCTGCG AGGTGAAACCAAAGTCCTGGCAGCCATGAAGAAAGGAAAGTCAAAGGCGCCCAAAGACAAAGGTCAAAGTCATG ATGAGCCAGCTGTTCTTGAGACAGAGGACCTGGACCGCAGGTTTGCAGGAGGCCGAGACCCTGACACCATCTCCCTGGCCTCTGTTACCGCGGTAACCACCAATGTATCTAATAAGAG GTCTAAGCCTGACATAAAAATGGAGCCTGGTGCTGGAAGACCGATGGACTTCCAA GTGAGTGTTACAGTCATTGAGGCCAGGCAGTTGGTAGGCCTTAATATGGACCCTGTTGTCTGCGTGGAGATTGGAGATGACAAGAAATACACATCAATGAAGGAGTCAACCAACTGCCCATATTACAATGAG TACTTTGTCTTCGACTTCCATGTCCCTCCTGATCTGATGTTTGATAAGATCCTGAAGGTTTCG GTCATTCACTCTAAGAACCTTCTGAGAAGTGGCACACTAGTTGGGACTTTCAAAATGGATGTAGGCACAGTGTACTCACAGCCTG AGCACAATTTTTACCACAAGTGGGCCATCTTGTTGGACCCTGAGGATATCACGGCTGGCTGCAAGGGTTATGTGAAGTGTGATGTCGCTGTGGTTGCAAAGGGCGATAACATCAAGACACCCCACAAGTCTACTGAAACAGATGAGGATGACATAGAGGG GAACCTTCTGCTGCCTGAGGGTGTGCCCATGGAGAGGCAGTGGGCGCGGTATTATGTGAAAATCTACAGGGCCGAGGGTCTGCCCAAGATGAACGCCAGCCTTATGGCCAATGTGAAAAAGGCTATCATTGGAGAAAACAAAGACCTCTTGGATCCATATGTTCAAGTCTTGTTTGCTGGCCAGAAG GGCAAGACCACAGTGCAGAAAAGCAACTATGAGCCCATATGGAATGAACAAGTCGTCTTCACAGAAATGTTCCCCCCTCTATGCAAGAGAATGAAAGTCCAGATCCGTGACTCAGACAAAGTGAATGATGTGGCAATAGGAACACACTTCATTGACCTTAGAAACATTGCTAATGATGGCGACAAAG GCTTCCTGCCCACGCTGGGCCCTGCCTGGGTGAACATGTATGGCTCCACAAGGAACTTCTCCCTGATGGATGAGTACCAGGACCTGAATGAGGGCCTGGGAGAGGGAGTCTCATTCAGGGCCCGTCTCCTAATCAGCCTGGCCGTGGAAATCCTGGACACGGGCTCACCAGACATTGTGACCTCCACAGAGGTGCAGGTGGAGGGAGTACCCAAAATTGCTGAG AATGCCACCGGAAAGGTCGAAGAATTCTTACTGTTTGGGTCTTTCCTTGAAGCCACCATGCTTGACAGGAAGATTGGTGATAAGCCGATCAATTTTGAGGTCACCATAG GTTACTATGGCAATGAGTTAGATGGGGTGATCAAACCCAAGTCACGGAATAAGAAGAAAAGAGGTGGGgacagtgatgaagaggagacTGACCTGATCCAGGGCTCCAGtgatgaagagatggaggatAATGGAGACTTAGTGTCTGTAGCAACCACACCACCCATGAAACCCCTCATCACTGATCG GAACTACTTCCACCTGCCTTACTTTGAGAGGAAGCCCTGCATCTACATCAGGAGCTGGTGGCAGGATCAGAGGAGACGCCTATACAACTCCAACATCATTGACAACATAGCAGATAAACTG GAAGAGGGACTGAATGATGTGCAGGAGGTGATAAAGACGGAGAAGGCGTATCCAGAACGCAGACTCAGAGGAGTCCTGGAGGAGCTCAGCATCGGCTGCAG TATGTTCCTCAACCTGGCGAATAAGGACCAGAACCAGGCAGGGAAGACCAAGCTGGATCGGGAGCGACTGAAGTTCTGCATGAGGGAGTTG GAAACAATGGGTCAGCAAGCAAAGACTATTCGCTCACAGGTGAAGAAGAATACAGTAAAAGACAAGATAAAGCTGGTGCAGAACTTCTTGCAAAAGCTACGCTTCCTGGCAGTAGAG CCGCAACACAGTGTTCCAGACATTTATATCTGGATGCTGAGCAACAACAAGCGCATTGCCTATGCACAAGTTCCCTCCAAAGACATTCTTTACTCCCCggtggaagaagagaaagggaaagactgTGCTAAAGTCAAGACCATCTTCCTCAAG CTGCCTGGTAAGAAGTCGTTTGGACCGGCCGGGTGGACGGTGCAGGCTAAGACTGAGATGTACCTGTGGCTGGGCCTGAGCCGCCAGCGCAGGGACTTTCTGAGCGGTTTACCCAATGGCTTTGAGGAGGCCAAAGTCTCAACAGGACCTGGCATGCAGGCTGCCCCGCCCATCAGCCTGATCTATACTA TGAAGCAGGTCTTCCAGCTGAGGGTGCATATGTACCAAGCTCGCAGCCTCTTTGCTGCAGACAGCAGTGGCCTCTCTGACCCCTTTGCCAGGGTTTtcttctccacacacagccaggtcacCGAG GTCCTGAACGAGACGCTCTGTCCCACCTGGGACCAGCTGCTGGTGTTTGATAATGTGGAGCTCTACGGGGAAGCTTGTGAGCTGAGAGACGACCCACCAATCATTGTCATAGAGATCTATGATCAAGATGCTGTG GGCAAGGCAGAGTTCATGGGTAGGACATTTGCTAAGCCCATCACTAAGATGTCAGATGAGTATTACGGACCCCCGCGCTTCCCACCCCAACTGGAGTACTACCAGATCTACAGAGGAAACTGCACCGCCGGAGAAATGCTGGCGGCCTTTGAACTCCTGCAG ATTGGTCCTGGTGGGAAAACAGAGCTGCCTCCAATTGATGGGCCTACCGAGTTGGACCGTGGGCCCATCCTGCCTGTACCTATGGGCATACGTCCTGTCCTCAGCAAGTACCGCATCGAG GTGCTGTTCTGGGGCCTGCGCGATCTGAAGCGGGTGAACTTGGCCCAGGTGGACAGACCAAGAGTGGACATTGAGTGTGCTGGAAAAGGGGTACAATCTGCCCTCATCCAGAACTACAAGAAGAATCCAAACTTTGGCACCCTGGTCAAGTGGTTTGAAGTG GACCTGCCTGAAAATGAGCTTCTGCACCCTCCTCTCAACATCCGTGTGGTGGACTGCCGTGCCTTCGGCCGCTACACACTGGTGGGCTCCAATGCTGTCAGTACACTCCGCAGGTTTATCTATCGTCCCACAGACAAGCATGCCAACAACTACTCTCACAACG AGGAGATCATCTGTAACGCAGAACCAGAGCCTCCAGTGAAGAAGATGGAGACGGTGGTCAAACTGGACTCT GCATCTGATGCAGTGATCAAGGTTGACATG CCAGATGATGATAAGACTGGAAagggcaagaagaagaagggtaagggaggagaggtggaggaggaggaggtggatgaaAGCATGCTGGACTGGTGGTCCAAGTACTTCGCCTCCATTGAGACGCTGAAGGAG GTATTAAAGGCCCAGGAGGCTGCTCtggctgaggctgagagagatgaggatgcGGATCAACCAACGGAGGGGGGAGGTAACAACACCACAATGATAACT GTTTATAACAGGGAGTTAGACCATGAGTTTGACGGCTTTGAGGACTGGCTCCACTCCTTCAACCTGTACAGAGGGAaaggtggtgatgatgatgaccaaAACATGCCTGATGAGGACAGGCTTGTTGGCAAATTTAAA GGCTCCATGTGTATATACAAAGTCCCAATGTCAGATGAGATGTCCAGAGAGACTGGCGCTGACTCAAACATGGGCATGTTCCAGAACATTCCACAGAACAACCCCCTGAACATTTTAATCCGTGTGTATGTTGTCAGG gctACAGATCTGCACCCTGCAGACATTAATGGGAAGGCAGATCCATACGTTGCTATCAAACTGGGGAAAAGTGAAATCAAAGACAAAGAGAATTACATCTCTAAACAGCTGAACCCTGTATTTGGAAA GTCCTTCGACATTGAAGCCACCTTCCCAATGGATTCCACCCTGACAGTCTCAATCTATGACTGGGATCTAGTGGGCACTGATGACCTTATCGGCGAGACAAAGATTGACCTGGAGAACCGCTACTACAGCAAACACAGAGCCACATGTGGCCTTGCTTCAACATACTCCCT atATGGCTACAATGTGTGGAGAGACCCAATGAAGCCCACTCAGATTCTGAGTAAACTCTGCAAGGACGGCAAGCTGGACGGGCCCCACTTTGGCCCTGGGGGAAGGGTGAAGGTGGCCAATCGTGTTTACTTTGGACCGACTGAAATAGAGGATGAAAACG GTCTGAAGAAGCAGTCCGATGAGCACCTGGCCCTGACGGTGCTGAAGCACTGGGAGGACATGCCACGGGCTGGCTGCAAGCTCGTCCCCGAGCACGTGGAGACCCGCCCGCTACTCAACCCAGACAAGCCCGGGATCGAGCAG GGCAGGATTGAGATGTGGGTGGATATGTTCCCCAAGGAAATGGCAGCACCTGGTCCAGCCCTTGATATTTCTCCAAGGAAACCAAAGAA GTTTGAGCTGAGGGTGATCATCTGGAACACAGATGAAGTCGTTCTGGAAGATGACGACATCTTCACGGGGGAGAAGTCCAGTGACATTTTTGTCAGGGG TTGGCTGAAAGGGCAGCAGGAAGACAAGCAGGACACAGATGTGCACTACCACTCACTGACCGGTGAGGGCAATTTCAACTGGAGGTATGTCTACCCCTTCGATTACCTGATGGCAGAGGAGAAGATTGTAATCTCCAAGAAAGAGTCCATGTTTGCGTGGGACGAAACAGAGTACAAGATCCCACCCCGACTCAACATACAAGTGTGGGACGCTGATCACTTCTCTGCAGATGACTTCTTGG GAGCAATTGAGCTAGACCTCAATCGGTTTGTTCGTGGGGCCAAGACAGCAAAGCAGTGCACCCTTGACATGGTGGAGAATGAGCAGGACATGCCAATGGTGTCCATCTTCAAGCAGAAGAGGATCAAGGGCTGGTGGCCATTTTTGGCCCGAGATGAGAATGATGAGATAGAGATCACG gggaAAGTAGAGGCTGAACTGCACCTGGTCTCAGGAGAGGAGGCGGAGAAGAGTCCGGTTGGGGAGGGACGCAATGAGCCAGAGCCAATGGAGAAACCAAA TCGTCCAGACATCGCCATGTTGTGGTTCCTTATGCCTCTGAAGGCCATCCGCCACCTAGTGTGTAACCAGTACAAGTGGCTCGTCATCAAGATTGTGATTGCGCTGCTACTGCTGGCCATGTTAGGGCTGTTCCTCTACAGCATGCCTGGCTACATGGTGAAGAAAATGCTGGGCGTTTAA